The Clavelina lepadiformis chromosome 3, kaClaLepa1.1, whole genome shotgun sequence region catcaaggCCCATGAAGATTTTGTATTAGTTGGATCCACGATTGCGTTGGACGAAGAGCGAGTTGTAAAATCCAAAGAAAAATTGCGTTCCGGTGAAAACTGATTCTTTTTACTTATTGCAGGGCGTACTTGACACGTAACATTTATTACACTTCCTACCGTTTTAACTTCCCAGATTGATCTATTTAATTCTGTTGTgattttctgtaaaaattatGAACAGCATGTTGCCTGTGTCTCAATGGTGGTATACAGGCGTTTTAGCAGTTTGTGTTTGCCGGTATTTCCCAGTGCAGTAGCAGAATACACACTTGTTATAAGCTTTAGTGCAGAATAGCCACCCCAGAGCAAAATCGGGTGTTACTTTCAGCCTTGCTGTGCGATGGTCGCTTGCTCTTTATGATTTCACAATAACTTCCATAAGAGCCCAATTTCGACACCCACATATAAGCGAACGAAGTTACCAATAGATTCAGCCCTACCACGTGTAAAGCCGGCTGCTAGGCAGAGGCGATATAATTTAATGCAGAAGCAGGGAAGTACAAATGACAACATTTCGAATAGCACAAgctaaattataaaatttggAGCGAATCTTTTTAAAGAAtagaaacaataaaaacatctAAGAAGCAACAATTTGATGAACGCGGTCAGCATTATTATACAACAATTAGACGAAAACTGGAACCCAGTATAATAGTAAGTGTAGTTTTCCCAGGTCATTGTGCGGTTAAATCGCACAAAACTGAAGTACTACTTACTACAAATTGATTCAGTAAAACTCCACCTTACACAAAAGATGAACGATTTGGCGATGCTCATCCTGTCATGATTGCGGAAACTGACCGAATAAATagcacaaaaacaattaaaaacggGTTCAATGAACCCCGAAAATCTTTATCGACGCATCGGGCCTTGTCGATTGTACTGCTCGTTAAAATGATATTGTTCCAAATCTTTTCGAAGTTTTTCGTTTTGGGCGTGAAGCTTTTCGCGATCCCCGCGTTCTTGAAGGAAATCTTGCCTGAACACATCCGCCTGCAAAAACATGAAACACATCTGCAAATCTCTGTTGCATTTGAGAGAAATTCTTGTCTAGAGCAGTCAAATGAAAGACGTTTAAACAAGAACGCGAGTAACGTTAAAAGTGGTGCTGTCAAGTTCATACGTTATCGAAATACTCGAGCACAagtctaaaacaaaaaaaaattaaatattaatttaatacaataaaaatacaaaaaattagtttaatacaataaaaaaattaaaaaacacaaaaaaaaaactaaaacaagaATTACATTCAAAGAAGAACAAGCAATAGAAAAAGTAACCTCGAGTAAAGTTAAAAAGTACTCGAGTATATGCAAGTATCCAAGTGAAGTATGTTAAAAAGTTGCGCCGAGTGAGTTACCTGGGCCTGGAAAAAAGTGACGTCCTCTTCGAGTTTCTTGATTTGGTCTTTCTGCCTGTTTGCTTTCTGCAACCGCTCTTCGCACTCTTTCAAATCGCGATCTTTTTTGCGTATCGACTCCTCGGCGGATATCAGGCGGGCCAGGTAGTTGTCCAGTTCCGGCTAAACGAAGGTTTTTATTGAACGTTAAGAAAATTTTCGCGGTTCATTTTGCAACCTGCTATAGTTGGCGCTGATATCGTATGTAGTCTAAAACCTGGTATCAATGAAATGCTTTAATTACTGCTAATCTTTAATAAACTACGACGTAATTAGATTCTACGTCGCATTACGTAAACACACGCATAGTGCATAATTTAATATTACGTCATAGCAAGCATGTTACCGTCTGTGCGTGTTGCGCAACCAGCCTCTCATTCTCGTGACGTAGTTTTTCGTATTCGTGAAACAGCTCGTCAATGCTGTTCGATTTTTCTTGAACCTGACGCTGTAGTTCAGACGCGTCTTTCGCTTTCACGTCCTGGATAAGGATAGAATTGTGCAGCTTTAATATCTAGGTTATTTATTCTATCAGTTGACCTCAATGTGGGTATTGTATTTTAGTAACAACTATGGTGCTGTTAGTACACTACACTGTGTATCAAAATCTCACGTAACTGTGGTGGCTAGTGGCCACCACTGCGTAACCACAGCAAGAAAACGCCCAGATAAAATTTTCCTAACACGTTGTTGATGAGGCGTAACACGACAGTTAATTTACCATGAACGGCGTCAATTGATTGTAGTATTTAACCATCTATTATGCACGGATATTATTCTTTAAACtctatgtttaaaaatatgcaagatgagttacaacaaataaacaaacgaaaCAGACTCGCAAATGTGCGCTGAAACTTTTTCTGGCGACGGTCTGTGCCTGAAAGTGAAGTTCATGTCCCAGAAAGTGTGAGAACCATGTCGTGTTGTGGCTTCGATTTTTATAATATCTGTAAAATGTCGAAGTTGAAAGCCCGAATCCTCATTACTGAAGTCGGTGTGTTCACGATACTTCGTATATAAATTCATCCGCTTCGTACAACGTTATGTGGGGTGGAACGATTTAGCTTAGTAACTGTGTCACAATTACTGCGCTTTAAAACTATGTAATTCTATTCCATATCTGCACCTCCAATGTGCACAAGTAATTCATCAAGCGAGAAATATTAGCCATAGATTGAAGTTACTGTTTGTTaaggtaaaataattttacaagATAAACATTTGCCGTGTGTAACACGGTATTTCATGTTGCGTTTAGCAAAGTGTGATCGTGTTTTTCAGACTTTTTTCTGATGCTGTTTTTACGTAATTAGTGATTCGAGCGCTGGTGCTGCGTGTAGCCTGCACGTACGAAAATAGCAATAATAAATCCTTCGTCAAATTTGGAAAATCCCTTAAATTGGTAAAACTTCCGCCTTGTACTTTAGAGAGCACGGCGTCGTTAAAACATACGCGCAATTCGTCCATTATCATTGAAAAAGTAGCCAGCATCGAGTGATATTATGCAGAGACCGGGCTCAATacaggttgaaaaccactgattTAAAGCGTGCGGGGCGCACTTTGGGACCTTTCAAAGGTTGCATGCAAATTAACAATAGATTCCAGACCAAccagaaatttttcttgttccTTTAACTTTCGCTTCCAAGTATCCTCACTTTGGTCGCTTTGTTCTCTCAAGCTCTTACACCTGAATGAAAATGAGTTAAAAAGGTTAAATGAGTTACACCACACAGATTTGCAATTGTAAGTTGCAACTATACGTTTAAATGTATACAATATACTCTAtatcagggatgtccaacctgcggcccggcTGAGATTTCTGTGCGGCCcgttagtcattttcactccaaaaatatgtactttatgtacccatttttcttgaaatttaataggttctgcggcccattgaattatttcaagtgacaatgcggcccactttaataaaaggttggacatccctgctctatatatataattattctGAAATGATTGgagttaaatttaaagtttgttcCCAAACAGATAACTTCACGTTAAAAAATATCTACTTACTCTGTTTCTAGAGATTCGACTTTTTCTCTGTATTTTTTAGCTTCAAGGTCATATATTTTCCCTTCATTGACAAGTTGTACGAGCTGAGCCTTCACCTCCTTAAGAGAAGCAAGAAATGAATGTTAGTCTAACTAAGCAATTTCCTGTTATTTACTGCAATGATTGCACCATTCCACTGCCCATTGATACCATGCAGACTACAGTGGATGCCCTTCATATAAGAACAGCTGGGATATTTGGGCTGTTATAAGCCATATGCCAGACAATGCTGAAACTACTTAACGCAACTGattgctgtttttgttttaaacaatgataatttaattgttttcgAATTATGTACCAAAAAGGATTGACCCCTATAAATTAATGAAGCTGATTCTAGCTTTGACAGTAGTTGAAAAGAGGCAAAGTAAATGTGATTCACAGACCAGTGTGTTATTTATACAGAGGAATATATTCAACCTCTACCTTATTCTCTCTTTCTGAGGTTTGGAAGCGTTCTTGGTGAACTTGGATCTCTCTTTTGATGCTTTCgttgctgaaaaaaaaataaacatcataCTTATTTGAGGAGGAAGCTATTTGAAAGATATGTTTATAAAGGAAGAGACGCAGATAATTACTATTTTTCCAGGTCAATGTTCTTCTGTTTCATTCTCTCCAGATCACCCAGTACAGTCTGTTTGCTAAACAAATTCTGTTGCAATTGATTGTTGGCCACTTTAAGACGTTTCGCCTCTTCTTCGAATTGTTTCTGGCTTGATAATGCTTCCtgttacaaaatttaatgGTTGGAAATTGTGAGAAAAACCCCATAATACCATGTGGTGTAATCGGGCAAAGCTATTAACATTGTATTTACATACAAGCTTTAACggcttttttaaaaagaaacaagaCAAATATATTCTGATGCTGTGAAGCGTTAAGTATAGTCTACTTGAGCAGTTTCCAGTACCTTAATCATCCGTGTGAATCACtatgatttttcatttttcagatTTACTTTAAATTAGGGACTTTTTCGGTTTTATGCAGATTTGTTGATCGAGTTACCGGGATGCAGTTTTGCCAATAAACAGAAAACTCCCGGTAAATTACCACATTACATAAAAAATAGCCATGGATAATTCCCTACTTGTACATAATTTGATGCAACTTACATAAAACATAACTTAACATAATATTGCTTTCATG contains the following coding sequences:
- the LOC143449473 gene encoding optineurin-like — its product is MNMMGNQTTMQSRTTLSVGVVHSPPTDNFPSTDDYQSNATSYSQERNGVMLPYQSNSTILVDHMLQQVHNFVTDNYELRESIKTNNQILHKKCLDLQKWNEKSKEEAQKIKQNYDKARSVVMNLRDDNAMLRAENLRLEVSVMSLQGSKEDTTSENTVADSDKSEVAAGSVIQEKYIQTVENLERQLKEALSSQKQFEEEAKRLKVANNQLQQNLFSKQTVLGDLERMKQKNIDLEKYNESIKREIQVHQERFQTSERENKEVKAQLVQLVNEGKIYDLEAKKYREKVESLETECKSLREQSDQSEDTWKRKLKEQEKFLDVKAKDASELQRQVQEKSNSIDELFHEYEKLRHENERLVAQHAQTPELDNYLARLISAEESIRKKDRDLKECEERLQKANRQKDQIKKLEEDVTFFQAQADVFRQDFLQERGDREKLHAQNEKLRKDLEQYHFNEQYNRQGPMRR